The Leptospira neocaledonica genome contains a region encoding:
- a CDS encoding MBL fold metallo-hydrolase, which translates to MEIFLYGVRGSIPSPLSNEEYREKVISILRLVAKSEGKAFSSPEEWFDGLPEPLNYVVGGNTTCVRIIGSSGVELVVDLGTGARVLGEDLVRGVFGQGKGEASVFFTHTHWDHIHGIPFFKPMYIPGNKFTFYSPLEDLPERLKYQQEPRFFPIHFDHFGSERNFHRLQKGEILEIGGIKVEWLALKHPGGSIAYKFTENGKSFIFATDAEYNGEDFPLIQEQKPFFKGADLLVLDAQYTLDESFQKFDWGHTAYTMAVNCASSWEVKKLALTHHEPAYSDEILAIILDDARTHAENLGAKDLSIVLAREGMKFKLV; encoded by the coding sequence ATGGAAATCTTCTTGTACGGAGTCCGGGGATCTATTCCTTCCCCCTTATCAAACGAGGAATACAGGGAGAAAGTAATTTCCATTTTGAGACTTGTCGCCAAGTCGGAGGGAAAAGCTTTTTCTTCCCCCGAAGAATGGTTCGACGGGTTGCCGGAACCTCTAAATTACGTGGTCGGCGGAAATACTACCTGCGTTCGGATCATCGGTTCTTCCGGAGTGGAATTGGTTGTGGATTTAGGAACCGGCGCCCGAGTTCTGGGAGAAGATCTAGTCCGTGGAGTATTCGGGCAAGGAAAAGGAGAAGCTTCCGTATTTTTCACCCATACCCATTGGGATCATATCCATGGGATCCCTTTTTTCAAACCGATGTACATCCCTGGAAATAAATTCACTTTTTATTCCCCTTTAGAAGATCTTCCGGAAAGATTAAAATACCAACAAGAACCCAGATTTTTCCCGATCCATTTCGATCATTTTGGTTCTGAAAGAAATTTCCATAGGCTCCAAAAGGGAGAAATTTTGGAAATCGGGGGTATCAAAGTGGAATGGCTTGCTCTCAAACATCCGGGAGGTTCCATCGCCTATAAATTCACCGAAAATGGGAAAAGTTTTATTTTTGCCACCGACGCGGAATATAATGGTGAGGATTTTCCTTTGATCCAAGAGCAAAAACCATTCTTTAAAGGGGCGGATCTTCTGGTTTTGGACGCTCAATACACTTTGGACGAATCCTTCCAAAAATTCGATTGGGGACATACTGCCTATACCATGGCGGTCAATTGTGCTTCTTCCTGGGAGGTCAAAAAACTGGCTTTGACCCACCATGAACCCGCCTATTCGGACGAAATTTTAGCTATCATCTTGGATGACGCCAGAACCCATGCTGAAAATCTTGGAGCTAAGGACCTATCCATAGTCCTGGCTAGAGAAGGAATGAAATTCAAACTCGTATGA
- the odhB gene encoding 2-oxoglutarate dehydrogenase complex dihydrolipoyllysine-residue succinyltransferase has protein sequence MSIEIKVPEMGESITEATIANWVKKEGERVEQDEVLVELETDKVTMEVPAPSAGVLQKINKKPGETVKIKEVIGIIDPSASAKSTPTSSTPSSTNTTQTNTTSATQNDTLPPAVRKLIDDNGLNPASISGSGKNGQITKEDVLNAIANKQSAPAAAVSAAPVAAKSAPSPEIAKAVPAASRSNLPRENVVPMTKLRQTIANRLVAAQHNAALLTTFNEVDMSAVMDLRSKYKDKFKDAHNINLGFMSFFTKAVIGALRFVPAINAEIRGTDLVYKNYFDIGVAVGGPKGLVVPIVRDADLLSFAQVESEIARLANKVKDGKIDLSDMEGGTFTISNGGIYGSMMSTPILNPPQSGILGLHNIVKRAVVVNDQIVIRPMMYVALSYDHRVVDGKEAVTFLVKVKEAIEDPTRLLLEV, from the coding sequence ATGTCGATAGAGATCAAGGTTCCCGAAATGGGTGAGTCCATTACGGAAGCAACAATAGCAAACTGGGTAAAAAAAGAAGGCGAACGAGTAGAACAGGACGAGGTCCTGGTGGAATTGGAAACCGACAAGGTGACCATGGAGGTACCGGCCCCCTCGGCGGGAGTTCTCCAAAAAATTAACAAGAAGCCGGGGGAGACGGTCAAGATCAAAGAAGTGATCGGAATCATTGACCCTTCTGCCTCCGCAAAAAGCACTCCTACTTCAAGCACTCCTTCCTCAACGAATACAACACAAACTAACACAACCAGCGCAACGCAGAACGATACACTTCCTCCTGCTGTTCGTAAATTGATAGATGATAATGGATTAAATCCTGCTTCTATCTCTGGCTCCGGCAAGAACGGACAAATCACCAAAGAAGATGTGCTAAACGCAATTGCAAATAAACAGTCTGCTCCTGCGGCTGCGGTTTCCGCGGCGCCTGTTGCGGCAAAGTCTGCTCCTTCTCCAGAAATTGCTAAAGCGGTTCCTGCCGCTTCTCGTAGTAATCTTCCGAGAGAAAACGTTGTTCCGATGACTAAACTTCGCCAGACGATCGCAAATCGTTTGGTTGCAGCTCAGCATAACGCAGCTCTACTTACTACTTTTAACGAAGTGGATATGAGTGCGGTCATGGATCTTCGTTCTAAATACAAGGACAAGTTCAAAGACGCGCATAATATCAATTTAGGATTTATGAGCTTCTTTACCAAGGCAGTGATCGGAGCTTTAAGATTTGTTCCTGCAATCAATGCAGAAATTCGCGGTACTGATCTGGTTTATAAAAACTACTTCGATATCGGTGTGGCTGTTGGAGGTCCAAAAGGTCTGGTGGTTCCGATTGTTCGTGACGCGGATCTTTTAAGTTTCGCTCAGGTTGAATCCGAAATCGCTCGCCTCGCCAATAAGGTGAAGGACGGAAAAATCGATCTTTCCGATATGGAAGGTGGAACATTCACCATCTCCAATGGAGGGATTTACGGTTCCATGATGTCCACTCCTATCCTGAACCCACCTCAAAGTGGAATTTTAGGACTTCATAATATTGTAAAACGTGCAGTAGTGGTGAACGACCAGATCGTGATCCGGCCTATGATGTATGTTGCTCTTTCTTATGACCATAGGGTCGTAGATGGAAAAGAAGCGGTTACTTTCCTCGTGAAGGTAAAAGAAGCGATCGAAGATCCGACCCGCCTTCTTTTAGAAGTTTAA
- a CDS encoding penicillin-binding protein 1A has protein sequence MNLFSEGIHRATKTLLVFALLGGLFFGYIIAEVDEGGELAILASYQPTTPTRLYDINGVVYAELYRHKQQLLKYQDIPPHVVQAFLSVEDNNFFNHFGIDFSAILRAAAVNVISGRIKQGGSTLTQQLAKTVLNNRKKSFIRKFVEALFTLQIEQEYSKEEILEIYFNLIYLGHGTTGLASAADVYFHKDVSDLDVAEAALLARLPKAPVDYSPYKNPAASKRAHLEVLKLMASQGFVPEDKVQTIHDEFWEKYWPIVITQSPSQSTWGTKLNRAPHFTEFVRQRLLKELGEDRIYSGGLKIYTTLDIRKQEIAQDELRKALKKHDDLVSGVTVNYAGGADRGLVGLYNFIGSLFPVAPPFVSRLDDKANFRVALEKELIDTADVLSLLLPADNESAAFTEFQKRTAVFGKNLHVEGAAITIDHTNGYIETMVGGYEFTPKNQFNRAVQARRQTGSSFKPFVYGAAIAERVVGSGTGIMDAPLTTLTEEGEGWSPQDFDGDFQGMVPLSRALSMSLNIVSVQVLLRTGADAVIDFASRLTKADKSRFVPSPALALGIAELSPYEMAVGYSIIANKGRNVIPLSVRYVIDQSGNVIYNEELKVREELDKEAEDGSIQIISEGTAYILRKMLTMVAMGGTAANGLHSPDQGNYKGVAAGKTGSTSSFTNAWYCGFDPKLTTVIWLGFDKSSISLGRGQAAGVLAVPIWGKMYRRFYNGENYPTFENEHGLDPQPEEVQSGGTCAYNGLSPKPGVCPVTQNLTLKPITVAGVTKSVQANRQCDGDRDHHKSIDFREFLQLEYQISDEEIGKTDRKFKPQAD, from the coding sequence ATGAATCTATTTAGCGAAGGAATTCACAGAGCTACAAAAACACTTTTGGTCTTTGCCTTGCTGGGCGGTCTGTTTTTCGGATATATTATCGCGGAAGTGGATGAGGGGGGGGAGCTTGCGATTTTAGCTTCTTACCAACCCACCACTCCCACTCGTTTGTATGATATCAACGGTGTGGTGTATGCAGAGTTATATCGTCATAAGCAACAACTTCTAAAATACCAAGATATTCCTCCTCATGTGGTTCAGGCCTTCCTTTCTGTAGAGGATAATAACTTTTTCAATCACTTCGGGATAGACTTCTCCGCAATCCTTCGCGCGGCGGCAGTCAATGTGATCTCCGGCAGGATCAAACAGGGTGGATCCACTCTTACTCAACAGCTAGCTAAAACTGTTTTGAATAATAGGAAAAAATCTTTTATTCGTAAATTCGTAGAAGCTCTGTTTACTCTTCAGATTGAACAAGAATATTCTAAAGAAGAAATATTAGAAATTTATTTTAATTTAATATACCTAGGACATGGAACGACAGGTCTTGCTTCCGCTGCAGATGTGTATTTTCATAAGGATGTTTCTGACTTAGATGTGGCAGAGGCTGCACTTCTTGCCAGACTTCCTAAGGCGCCTGTAGATTATTCTCCTTATAAAAATCCTGCAGCTTCCAAAAGAGCCCACCTGGAAGTCTTAAAACTTATGGCTTCTCAAGGATTTGTTCCGGAAGACAAGGTGCAGACTATTCACGATGAGTTCTGGGAAAAGTATTGGCCGATCGTAATTACCCAGTCTCCTTCTCAATCCACCTGGGGAACCAAACTGAATAGAGCTCCCCATTTTACTGAATTCGTAAGACAAAGATTATTAAAAGAATTGGGAGAGGATAGGATCTACAGTGGGGGTTTGAAAATTTATACCACCCTGGATATCCGCAAACAAGAGATCGCTCAGGACGAACTTCGTAAGGCTCTCAAAAAACACGATGACCTGGTTTCAGGTGTTACAGTAAACTATGCGGGCGGTGCGGACAGAGGTCTTGTCGGACTTTATAATTTTATCGGATCCTTATTCCCTGTTGCTCCTCCATTTGTAAGCCGCTTAGATGATAAGGCAAACTTCAGAGTGGCTTTAGAAAAAGAACTCATCGATACGGCGGATGTACTCAGTTTACTTCTTCCTGCAGATAATGAGTCGGCTGCTTTTACTGAATTCCAAAAAAGAACCGCAGTATTCGGCAAGAACCTTCACGTAGAAGGTGCTGCTATCACGATAGATCATACCAACGGCTATATAGAAACAATGGTCGGAGGATATGAATTCACTCCTAAAAATCAATTTAACAGAGCGGTCCAGGCGAGAAGGCAGACAGGTTCTTCTTTCAAACCTTTCGTCTACGGTGCAGCGATTGCGGAAAGAGTTGTTGGTTCCGGAACCGGGATCATGGATGCTCCTCTCACTACTTTAACGGAAGAAGGAGAAGGTTGGTCTCCTCAGGATTTCGACGGAGACTTCCAAGGGATGGTTCCTCTTTCCAGAGCACTTTCCATGTCCTTAAATATCGTTTCGGTTCAGGTCCTTTTGAGAACCGGAGCGGATGCCGTTATAGATTTTGCTTCTCGTTTAACAAAAGCTGATAAGAGTAGATTTGTTCCGAGTCCTGCCCTTGCCCTTGGAATTGCCGAACTTTCTCCTTACGAAATGGCGGTGGGATATTCTATCATCGCAAACAAAGGAAGAAATGTGATTCCACTTTCTGTTCGATATGTGATCGATCAGTCAGGAAACGTAATTTATAACGAAGAATTAAAAGTCAGAGAAGAATTGGATAAAGAAGCAGAAGACGGTTCTATCCAAATCATCAGCGAAGGAACAGCCTATATTCTTCGCAAAATGTTGACCATGGTTGCCATGGGAGGAACCGCAGCGAACGGACTCCATTCCCCTGACCAAGGAAATTATAAAGGGGTCGCTGCTGGAAAAACGGGATCCACTTCTTCTTTCACAAATGCATGGTACTGCGGATTCGATCCTAAGTTGACCACTGTAATTTGGCTTGGATTCGATAAGAGTTCTATCTCTCTTGGAAGAGGGCAGGCTGCAGGAGTTCTTGCAGTTCCGATTTGGGGAAAAATGTACCGTCGTTTCTATAACGGAGAAAATTATCCGACTTTTGAGAACGAACACGGTCTGGATCCACAACCGGAAGAAGTACAAAGTGGTGGAACCTGTGCGTATAATGGATTGTCTCCTAAACCAGGAGTATGTCCTGTTACCCAGAACTTGACCTTAAAGCCGATTACTGTAGCAGGTGTGACAAAATCTGTCCAAGCGAATCGCCAATGCGACGGAGATCGGGACCACCATAAGTCAATAGATTTTAGAGAATTCCTCCAATTGGAATATCAGATCAGCGACGAAGAGATCGGAAAAACGGATCGTAAGTTTAAACCGCAAGCGGACTAA
- a CDS encoding rhomboid family intramembrane serine protease produces MASFSSGFGVSTSPLVRKLLILNIAIFGIEFILSLVAQPILLAILGLFGLTPGLVLEKFFGWQLLTYSFFHSPNMLIGFLFEMFAFWMFGSALESHWGSRNFLRYFMFCIFGGGVATVLASLFGFQQGTVLGISAVLYGLITAYALIWPNRELLFWGIFPIKAKYLAALILVVLVLLGLQSGTPIANGLGGFAAGGLYFLYYTKVKYRFGFKFPSFSFSRWRQKRKMVRWQEEMKTREQAKEEVDRLLEKISKEGMNSLNKKEKKFLKEASTKYYEAKE; encoded by the coding sequence ATGGCGTCTTTCTCTAGCGGATTCGGTGTCTCAACCTCTCCACTCGTTCGTAAACTTTTGATCCTAAATATAGCGATTTTCGGGATAGAGTTTATTCTAAGCCTGGTGGCCCAACCCATACTTTTAGCCATTCTTGGGCTATTCGGACTGACTCCCGGCCTTGTCCTAGAAAAGTTTTTCGGCTGGCAGCTATTGACTTACAGTTTCTTCCATTCCCCTAATATGTTAATCGGATTCTTATTCGAGATGTTCGCATTTTGGATGTTCGGGTCTGCGTTAGAGTCTCATTGGGGGTCCAGAAATTTTTTACGTTATTTTATGTTCTGTATCTTTGGAGGCGGGGTTGCTACCGTGCTTGCTTCTCTTTTCGGATTCCAACAAGGGACAGTACTTGGTATTTCTGCAGTCCTCTACGGGTTAATCACTGCTTACGCATTGATCTGGCCAAATAGAGAACTTTTGTTCTGGGGTATTTTTCCTATCAAAGCAAAGTATCTGGCAGCTTTAATCTTGGTGGTTTTAGTACTTTTAGGATTACAATCGGGAACTCCAATCGCAAACGGACTCGGAGGCTTCGCTGCGGGAGGGCTTTACTTTTTATATTATACTAAAGTAAAATATAGATTCGGATTCAAGTTTCCAAGTTTCTCTTTTTCCAGATGGAGACAAAAAAGAAAAATGGTCCGCTGGCAAGAAGAGATGAAAACCAGAGAACAAGCAAAAGAAGAAGTAGATCGTCTCTTGGAAAAAATTTCCAAAGAAGGAATGAATTCTTTGAACAAAAAAGAGAAAAAGTTTCTGAAGGAAGCTTCCACCAAATATTACGAAGCGAAGGAATAA
- a CDS encoding acyltransferase family protein, with product MKFLFSKNESEIPALNGLRALSIFLVILYHFWDHADKLHLLNYEHPLVRVVFHNLRTGVDLFFILSGFLIYSGLLQEKRKTNTLDLKMFYIKRTLRIMPAYYLCLIASFFYSKNILNYYNSHPDLHPEGIAGIQKLASTISHSWADVLYISNYFNDRLFLYGWSLSIEEQFYLVIPALCLLFFFKIPDRLRRITLLGLFFLPLFIRFIYMSFGLTEAVILYHTETRFDTLICGMLIAELVFWKPDFLTSKNPKFSYLLGFGAVLFLSFAYLTERVGWGLVFNFTGFHLGYSSLFILALWKEGFINRLFSLTIFRPFSRISYTMYLWHTPCTAVALGIIFGSKIPGSLSLGQFFLFGLFAIIVSFVICIPIFYITERPFLALRDYLVKRMKQKKNETMVPN from the coding sequence TTGAAATTTTTATTCTCCAAAAACGAATCAGAAATACCCGCGTTAAACGGCTTAAGAGCATTATCTATTTTTTTGGTAATATTGTACCATTTTTGGGACCACGCGGATAAGCTACATTTGCTGAATTATGAACACCCTCTAGTAAGGGTCGTTTTTCATAATCTTAGAACGGGCGTGGATTTATTTTTTATTCTAAGTGGCTTCCTAATATACAGTGGATTATTACAAGAAAAAAGGAAAACAAATACCCTGGATCTAAAAATGTTCTATATAAAAAGAACTCTTAGGATCATGCCGGCCTATTATCTTTGCCTTATCGCTTCCTTTTTTTACTCTAAAAATATATTAAATTATTATAACTCTCATCCGGATCTTCATCCTGAAGGAATTGCAGGGATACAGAAATTAGCTTCCACAATTTCTCACTCTTGGGCAGATGTTTTATATATTTCTAATTATTTCAATGATAGACTCTTTCTTTATGGCTGGTCCCTATCTATTGAAGAACAATTCTATCTAGTGATCCCAGCTCTTTGTCTTTTATTTTTCTTTAAAATACCGGACCGACTGAGAAGGATTACATTATTGGGATTATTTTTCCTCCCGTTATTTATAAGATTCATATACATGTCTTTCGGACTGACGGAAGCTGTCATACTTTATCATACTGAAACGAGGTTCGATACCTTAATTTGCGGAATGCTGATCGCGGAATTAGTATTTTGGAAACCCGATTTTTTAACATCGAAAAATCCCAAATTCTCTTATCTGTTAGGTTTTGGAGCAGTCTTGTTCTTAAGTTTTGCCTATTTAACGGAAAGAGTTGGCTGGGGTTTGGTTTTCAATTTCACCGGATTCCATTTAGGATATTCCTCTCTATTCATATTAGCTTTATGGAAAGAAGGTTTTATCAATCGGCTTTTTAGTCTTACGATTTTTAGACCTTTCTCGAGGATCAGCTATACAATGTATCTATGGCATACACCTTGCACAGCAGTCGCACTCGGAATAATTTTTGGATCAAAAATCCCAGGAAGTTTAAGCTTGGGACAATTTTTCTTGTTCGGACTTTTTGCAATTATAGTGTCTTTCGTAATCTGTATTCCGATCTTTTACATAACCGAAAGACCTTTCTTAGCGCTTAGAGATTATCTAGTCAAAAGAATGAAACAAAAGAAAAACGAAACAATGGTCCCGAACTAG
- a CDS encoding SGNH/GDSL hydrolase family protein, with protein sequence MQDKDTHSKESKLYKPSFALFGDSISAYWPVEEQFPEFETYKKAFPGRRTYEIQEAAKNETGRYRSCMLNGGVNDFLHNYEPTWEEVDATVQRQLKTLEILNDHCDYIVVLNVWTVQLPWPVKAASMINLEMKQKVTFLPRIDPEDLIHSEMLLDGGHLTDEGYGILSQRVREYLKATLPEFWLEFLL encoded by the coding sequence GTGCAGGACAAGGATACTCATTCTAAAGAATCCAAACTGTACAAACCTAGTTTCGCTCTTTTCGGGGATAGTATCTCCGCTTATTGGCCTGTAGAAGAACAATTTCCCGAGTTCGAAACCTATAAGAAAGCATTTCCGGGCAGAAGGACTTACGAGATCCAAGAGGCCGCTAAAAACGAAACGGGAAGATATAGATCCTGCATGTTGAACGGCGGTGTAAACGATTTCCTGCATAATTATGAACCTACTTGGGAAGAGGTCGATGCCACCGTTCAGAGACAACTCAAAACATTAGAAATATTGAACGACCATTGTGATTATATCGTCGTTCTGAATGTATGGACTGTACAACTTCCTTGGCCGGTAAAAGCCGCCTCTATGATTAATTTAGAAATGAAGCAGAAGGTAACCTTTTTGCCAAGGATCGACCCCGAGGATCTGATCCATAGTGAGATGTTATTGGACGGTGGTCACCTTACGGATGAAGGATACGGGATTCTTTCCCAAAGAGTAAGAGAATATCTTAAGGCTACTTTACCCGAGTTTTGGTTGGAGTTCCTATTATGA
- a CDS encoding acyltransferase family protein codes for MKFLSYITEKRSDEYPALNGIRAFSIMMIIGLHIWIGANHFIPDIPVLLDTALKNLTAGIDLFFVLSGFLIYGNLLKEKAKHGNIKLSFFYIKRSLRIFPAYYFLLLVQYVSMRGILKSLNAAPHLDSSKTLLKNSLTENISYYWADLLYISNYTKGRMFDYGWSLSIEEQFYIILPPLCALLFFKISDKARRILLISSYFLPILFRILYSQFNIFSPHMVYQHSETRFDSLIAGMLCSEFYLSASYANFTTKKFIRIGLYIASITLTAIGFLSERTALTQIYVYNCLNIGFAGLVLLSLWENSYFSKFLSLPIFRPIARVSYTMYLWHLYPTSAAISLVCGTVIHSLSYSRTFATFLVAMLFTFIFCVILFYLIERPFLILKDKWIAHLKSKQTAGISQQSI; via the coding sequence ATGAAGTTTCTTTCTTATATAACCGAAAAACGGTCCGACGAATATCCTGCGTTAAATGGTATCAGAGCTTTTTCCATTATGATGATCATTGGTCTTCATATATGGATCGGAGCGAATCATTTTATCCCTGATATTCCTGTCCTCTTAGATACTGCCTTAAAAAATCTTACAGCAGGAATAGATCTTTTCTTTGTTTTGAGTGGATTTCTAATTTATGGGAATCTATTAAAAGAAAAAGCGAAACATGGTAACATAAAACTCTCTTTCTTTTATATAAAAAGATCGTTAAGGATTTTTCCCGCATATTATTTCTTACTGCTTGTACAGTATGTGAGCATGCGTGGAATATTAAAATCACTCAACGCAGCACCCCATCTTGATTCTTCAAAAACTCTCTTAAAGAATAGCTTAACTGAAAATATATCCTATTACTGGGCCGATTTATTATATATTTCCAACTACACAAAAGGAAGAATGTTCGATTATGGATGGTCACTTTCCATCGAAGAACAATTTTATATAATATTGCCGCCGCTCTGTGCGCTTCTTTTCTTTAAAATATCGGATAAGGCCAGACGGATCCTTTTAATTTCTTCGTATTTCCTTCCGATCCTCTTCAGGATTTTATATTCTCAATTCAATATTTTCTCGCCACATATGGTCTACCAACATAGCGAGACCAGGTTTGATTCTCTTATCGCAGGGATGTTATGCTCCGAATTTTATCTTTCTGCGAGTTATGCAAACTTTACTACAAAGAAGTTTATTAGGATTGGGTTATATATAGCGTCTATCACGTTAACAGCGATCGGATTTTTATCCGAGAGAACCGCGCTCACACAAATTTATGTTTATAATTGTCTAAACATTGGTTTCGCTGGACTTGTTTTACTTAGTCTTTGGGAAAATTCATATTTCTCGAAATTCTTGAGCCTGCCTATATTTCGTCCTATAGCAAGAGTAAGTTATACAATGTATCTTTGGCATTTATATCCGACCTCTGCAGCAATCTCCTTAGTGTGCGGGACAGTAATTCATTCACTGAGTTATTCCAGAACGTTTGCTACTTTCCTAGTAGCAATGTTATTTACTTTTATATTCTGCGTGATCTTATTTTATCTGATTGAGAGACCTTTTTTAATCCTCAAAGATAAATGGATCGCTCACTTGAAATCTAAACAGACAGCGGGAATCTCCCAACAATCCATTTAG
- a CDS encoding lipoate--protein ligase family protein yields MRTFILDQKSIRTPYYNLALEEALAVQLVSGGYSGGVRFWEGPRSIIMGLSEKPELSAGKENLESFLTEFNKRQAPKKPSLTDPVYLARRASGGGTVVHEPGWNLNFSLFVSLEAKPELYPVSNSYNIFLGLISSALNKQGLKTKCKGKSDLALELSPDVWKKISGNAQFRKKNCIVQHGTLILDPRLIPLVSDLLPHPPEEPEYRKGRTHQEFVTSLPASFSPGKFKQDLSLLFADYLGVEILGTEADPSFFRNIRKVADRLFQEKYSDLGYILGE; encoded by the coding sequence GTGCGAACTTTTATACTAGACCAAAAATCCATTAGGACACCTTATTATAATCTAGCTTTGGAAGAAGCGCTCGCAGTCCAACTAGTATCCGGAGGATATTCCGGTGGGGTTCGGTTTTGGGAAGGACCCAGGTCCATCATAATGGGTCTCTCCGAAAAACCGGAACTAAGTGCAGGAAAAGAAAATTTAGAAAGTTTCCTAACCGAATTTAACAAAAGGCAGGCTCCTAAAAAACCTTCCCTTACAGATCCGGTGTATTTGGCCCGACGAGCAAGCGGCGGAGGGACCGTAGTGCATGAGCCAGGATGGAATCTAAACTTCAGCCTTTTTGTTTCCTTAGAAGCAAAACCGGAATTATATCCCGTCTCTAACTCTTATAATATATTCTTAGGTCTGATATCTTCTGCCTTAAACAAACAAGGACTCAAAACAAAATGTAAAGGAAAGTCAGATCTGGCCTTAGAACTTTCTCCAGATGTATGGAAAAAGATTTCGGGTAACGCTCAGTTCAGAAAGAAGAACTGCATCGTACAACATGGGACCCTGATCTTGGATCCAAGGCTTATCCCATTGGTGTCGGACCTCCTTCCCCATCCTCCGGAAGAGCCCGAATATAGAAAAGGCAGAACTCACCAGGAATTTGTAACCTCCTTACCGGCCTCTTTTTCGCCAGGAAAATTCAAACAAGACCTTTCCCTTTTATTTGCGGATTATCTGGGGGTTGAAATCCTAGGTACCGAAGCGGATCCTTCCTTCTTTCGAAACATTCGCAAGGTGGCAGATCGGCTGTTCCAGGAAAAATATTCTGATCTAGGCTATATTCTGGGAGAATGA
- the glyA gene encoding serine hydroxymethyltransferase, whose product MKYLPQQDPEIFKALQAEDQRQEQNLEMIASENFVSRPVLEAYTSTLTNKYAEGYPGKRYYNGCVNADAVESLAIERAKKIFKAEYANVQPHSGAQANMAVFLATMEPGDSFLGMNLAHGGHLTHGSPVNISGKYYKPIPYGVDPKTETIDYDALASLAKEHKPKLIVAGASAYSRTIDFDKFAEIAKSVGAKLMADIAHISGLVATGYHPSPIDSFDYVTTTTHKTLRGPRGGLILSKLENEKVLNSRVFPGIQGGPLMHVIAAKAVAFGEALSPDYKKYIETVLANAKVLAEVFVKRGFRVVSGGTDNHLVLLDVSVKGLTGAKAADGLDEVGVTVNKNAIPFDKNPPAVASGIRLGTPALTTRGLKTPDIEKVGNLICDFLDNPDDEKTKEKVKAGVKEITQQFPMTNFRLD is encoded by the coding sequence ATGAAATACCTTCCCCAACAAGACCCCGAAATTTTCAAAGCGTTACAAGCAGAAGACCAAAGACAGGAACAAAACCTGGAAATGATCGCTTCCGAAAACTTCGTATCCAGGCCAGTTCTGGAAGCTTATACTTCCACACTTACCAATAAGTATGCAGAAGGATATCCTGGAAAAAGATATTATAATGGATGCGTCAACGCGGACGCTGTCGAATCCCTGGCAATCGAAAGAGCCAAAAAAATCTTCAAAGCAGAATACGCAAACGTTCAGCCCCATTCTGGGGCACAGGCAAACATGGCGGTCTTCTTGGCGACCATGGAACCAGGGGATTCTTTCTTAGGAATGAACCTGGCTCATGGAGGGCATTTAACTCATGGTTCTCCTGTAAACATCAGCGGAAAATATTATAAACCGATCCCTTACGGCGTGGACCCTAAAACGGAAACAATCGATTATGATGCACTCGCATCTCTTGCAAAAGAACATAAACCTAAATTGATCGTCGCAGGTGCTTCTGCATATTCCAGAACGATCGATTTTGATAAGTTCGCAGAAATCGCAAAATCCGTAGGTGCAAAACTTATGGCAGACATAGCGCATATCTCCGGATTAGTTGCTACAGGTTACCATCCTTCTCCGATCGATAGTTTTGATTATGTTACCACTACCACTCACAAAACCCTCAGAGGACCTAGAGGTGGATTAATTCTTTCTAAATTAGAAAATGAGAAAGTATTAAACTCCAGAGTGTTCCCTGGGATCCAAGGTGGACCTTTAATGCATGTGATCGCCGCAAAAGCGGTAGCATTCGGAGAAGCTTTAAGCCCTGATTATAAAAAATACATTGAAACAGTACTCGCAAACGCAAAAGTTTTGGCAGAAGTTTTCGTAAAAAGAGGGTTCAGAGTGGTGAGCGGTGGAACAGACAATCACCTTGTCCTACTTGATGTATCCGTAAAAGGACTGACCGGTGCAAAAGCGGCGGACGGCTTGGATGAAGTGGGAGTCACTGTGAACAAAAACGCGATCCCATTCGATAAAAATCCTCCGGCAGTTGCTTCCGGAATTCGTTTAGGAACTCCTGCACTTACTACTAGAGGACTTAAGACCCCTGATATAGAAAAAGTAGGAAATCTGATTTGTGATTTCTTGGACAATCCGGACGACGAAAAGACCAAAGAAAAAGTCAAGGCTGGGGTGAAAGAGATCACCCAACAATTCCCGATGACTAATTTCCGTTTAGATTAA